One Brassica napus cultivar Da-Ae chromosome C2, Da-Ae, whole genome shotgun sequence DNA window includes the following coding sequences:
- the LOC106440166 gene encoding mitochondrial protein import protein ZIM17 isoform X2 — translation MTLNMANTVAGLSPVIAPIYCPITNRKPISFYKPHLLSYKQSLISSLHSSRTARVIEVPRKQRNRSCSVCWSLTDEEESKGSSEVASVDIKLPRRSLLVEFSCNSCGERTKRLINRLAYERGLVFVQCGGCLQHHQLVDNLGLIVEYDFRQETSKDLGIDQV, via the exons ATGACGCTAAACATGGCGAATACGGTGGCCGGTTTATCTCCGGTTATCGCTCCAATTTATTGTCCGATTACCAACCGGAAGCCAATCAGTTTCTACAAGCCGCATCTTCTCTCGTACAAACAAAGCCTTATATCGTCTCTACACAG TTCGAGAACTGCTCGCGTGATAGAGGTGCCACGCAAGCAAAGGAACCGGTCGTGTTCTGTTTGTTGGTCTCTGACTGATGAAGAAGAATCAAAGGGTTCCTCAGAG GTTGCTTCGGTAGATATTAAACTACCAAGAAGAAGTTTGCTTGTGGAATTCAGTTGCAACTCATGCGGAGAAAGAACAAAGCGGCTTATCAATCGGCTGGCCTATGAACGTGGCCTTGTCTTTGTCCAG TGTGGTGGATGTCTTCAGCATCATCAACTGGTTGACAATCTCGGTCTCATTGTTGAGTACGACTTCCGCCAAGAAACCTCTAAGGATTTGGGTATCGATCAAGTTTGA
- the LOC106440166 gene encoding uncharacterized protein LOC106440166 isoform X1: MTLNMANTVAGLSPVIAPIYCPITNRKPISFYKPHLLSYKQSLISSLHSSRTARVIEVPRKQRNRSCSVCWSLTDEEESKGSSEGQVASVDIKLPRRSLLVEFSCNSCGERTKRLINRLAYERGLVFVQCGGCLQHHQLVDNLGLIVEYDFRQETSKDLGIDQV, from the exons ATGACGCTAAACATGGCGAATACGGTGGCCGGTTTATCTCCGGTTATCGCTCCAATTTATTGTCCGATTACCAACCGGAAGCCAATCAGTTTCTACAAGCCGCATCTTCTCTCGTACAAACAAAGCCTTATATCGTCTCTACACAG TTCGAGAACTGCTCGCGTGATAGAGGTGCCACGCAAGCAAAGGAACCGGTCGTGTTCTGTTTGTTGGTCTCTGACTGATGAAGAAGAATCAAAGGGTTCCTCAGAG GGACAGGTTGCTTCGGTAGATATTAAACTACCAAGAAGAAGTTTGCTTGTGGAATTCAGTTGCAACTCATGCGGAGAAAGAACAAAGCGGCTTATCAATCGGCTGGCCTATGAACGTGGCCTTGTCTTTGTCCAG TGTGGTGGATGTCTTCAGCATCATCAACTGGTTGACAATCTCGGTCTCATTGTTGAGTACGACTTCCGCCAAGAAACCTCTAAGGATTTGGGTATCGATCAAGTTTGA
- the LOC106440163 gene encoding phosphate transporter PHO1 homolog 1-like, translated as MVKFTKQFEGQLVPEWKDAFVDYSQLKKELKKIHLLTNGVENKHTETSLIKTIKSSLGNLSLFGNKEREHSRAIKVHRKLASSGSNSDVYETELLEKVTDDTHAAKEFFTCLDTQLNKVNQFYKTKEKEFLERGECLKKQMEILIELKDAFKQKQANGESSQESKEDDSISCTILCEEDSIRSRTEQTELQESCLEDLENNGTEALESPRSEEQIKINNENSKLRTVSGRVFSCQGKNLTIKIPLTNPSRTFSAISYMIKEDLINKSSSKKSGPDGVNKLRISKKKLSHAEKMIKGALTELYKGLNYLKTYRNLNMLAFMNILKNFDKVTGKQILPIYLKVVESSYFNSSDKVINLSDEVEEWFIKHFAGENRRKAMKYLKPHHRKESHSVTFFIGLFTGCFVALLAGYIIVAHLTGMYRKYPENTFYMETAYPVLSMFGLLFLHLFLYGCNIFMWRKARINYSFIFELGSENELKFRDVFLICTASMSVITGVMFAHLSLLAKGYSFGQVQVIPGLLLLVFFLILICPLNIFCKSSRYRLISVIRNIVFSPLYKVLMLDFFMADQLCSQVPMLRNLEYIACYYITGSYATQDYGYCMRVKYYRDLAYAVSFLPYYWRAMQCARRWFDEGETSHLVNLGKYVSAMLAAGTKVAYEKERSIGWLCLVVAMSSIATIYQLSWDFVKDWGLLQRNSNNPWLRNQLMLRQKYIYYFSMVLNLVLRLAWLQTVLHSSFEHVDYRVTGLFLAALEVIRRGHWNFYRLENEHLNNAGKFRAVKTVPLPFREVDEED; from the exons ATGGTGAAGTTCACTAAGCAGTTTGAGGGACAGCTTGTGCCTGAATGGAAAGACGCCTTTGTCGATTACTCTCAGCTCAAGAAAGAACTCAAGAAAATCCATTTGTTAACCAATGGAGTTGAGAACAAACACACAGAAACTTCTCTCATCAAAACGATCAAGTCTTCTTTAGGAAACCTTTCCCTTTTCGGTAACAAGGAACGGGAACACTCTAGAGCCATCAAA gttCATAGGAAGCTTGCTTCTTCGGGAAGTAACAGTGACGTGTATGAGACGGAACTTCTGGAGAAGGTTACTGATGATACCCATGCTGCGAAAGAGTTCTTCACGTGTCTGGACACACAGCTTAACAAAGTGAATCAGTTCTACAAGACGAAGGAGAAAGAGTTCTTGGAGAGAGGAGAGTGCTTGAAGAAGCAAATGGAGATACTCATTGAGCTAAAAGATGCTTTTAAACAAAAGCAAGCCAATGGAGAGTCTAGTCAAGAATCAAAAGAAGATGACTCCATATCATGCACCATCCTATGTG AGGAAGACTCTATTAGGAGCAGAACAGAGCAAACAGAGCTTCAAGAATCTTGCTTAGAGGATTTGGAGAACAATGGGACAGAAGCACTGGAGTCTCCTAGATCAGAAGaacaaatcaaaatcaacaACGAGAACTCGAAGTTGAGGACGGTTTCTGGTCGAGTTTTCAGCTGCCAGGGGAAGAATCTCACGATAAAGATTCCACTGACAAACCCTTCTCGTACATTCTCAGCTATAAGTTACATGATCAAAGAAGATTTGATAAACAAATCATCGTCGAAGAAAAGTGGTCCAGATGGAGTAAACAAGCTAAGAATCAGCAAGAAAAAACTAAGTCACGCGGAGAAGATGATCAAAGGAGCTTTGACAGAACTGTACAAAGGGTTGAATTATCTCAAAACTTACAGAAACTTGAACATGTTAGCCTTCATGAACATTCTCAAAAATTTCGATAAG GTTACTGGAAAACAAATCCTTCCAATATATCTCAAAGTGGTTGAAAGTTCTTACTTCAACAGTTCAGACAAG GTAATAAATCTATCAGACGAAGTTGAAGAGTGGTTCATCAAGCACTTCGCAGGAGAAAATCGCAGAAAGGCAATGAAATATCTGAAACCGCACCACCGTAAAGAGTCTCACTCTGTCACCTTCTTCATTG GTCTATTCACTGGTTGCTTTGTTGCTCTTCTTGCTGGCTACATCATTGTGGCTCACTTGACTGGAATGTATAGAAAATACCCTGAGAACACTTTCTACATGGAAACTGCATATCCTGTACTAAG CATGTTTGGGCTCTTGTTTCTACATTTATTCTTATATGGTTGCAACATATTTATGTGGCGAAAAGCAAGGATAAACTATAGTTTCATATTCGAACTTGGATCAGAAAATGAGCTCAAGTTCAGAGATGTGTTCTTGATATGTACAGCTTCAATGTCTGTGATAACCGGTGTCATGTTTGCTCATCTCTCGCTTCTCGCAAAAGGTTACTCCTTTGGACAAGTTCAAGTGATCCCTGGACTTTTATTACTG GTCTTCTTCTTAATACTGATTTGTCCCTTAAACATTTTCTGCAAATCAAGTCGTTACCGGCTTATATCAGTCATCAGAAACATTGTCTTTTCACCTCTTTACAAAGTTTTGATGCTTGATTTCTTCATGGCTGATCAACTTTGCAGCCAG GTACCGATGCTAAGGAACCTTGAATACATAGCCTGCTACTATATAACAGGTAGCTACGCAACACAGGACTATGGGTATTGTATGAGAGTCAAGTACTACAGAGATCTCGCCTATGCAGTTTCCTTCCTACCATACTACTGGAGAGCAATGCag TGTGCAAGGAGGTGGTTTGATGAAGGCGAAACGAGCCACCTAGTGAACTTGGGGAAGTACGTGTCAGCGATGTTAGCAGCTGGAACCAAAGTGGCTTATGAGAAAGAGAGGAGCATTGGTTGGCTCTGCCTTGTGGTGGCTATGTCAAGCATAGCCACAATTTACCAATTGTCTTGGGACTTTGTAAAAGATTGGGGTTTACTTCAACGCAATTCCAACAACCCTTGGCTTAGGAACCAACTCATGCTTcgccaaaaatatatttactacttCTCCATG GTTCTAAATCTTGTTCTGAGGTTGGCATGGCTACAAACAGTTTTACACTCAAGTTTTGAGCATGTGGATTACAGAGTTACAGGATTATTCTTGGCTGCTCTTGAAGTTATTAGGAGAGGACATTGGAACTTTTACAG ATTGGAGAATGAGCATCTAAATAATGCAGGGAAGTTTCGAGCTGTGAAGACAGTACCACTTCCTTTTAGAGAAGTTGATGAAGAAGACTGA